A single window of Methylobacterium nodulans ORS 2060 DNA harbors:
- the queE gene encoding 7-carboxy-7-deazaguanine synthase QueE, with amino-acid sequence MTVFAVNEIFETFQGEAAFTGTPSVFVRLQGCPVGCAFCDTKMTWHVRPEHEIEVGAMIAKTEDAPTWARLHDEDLAMLVGEFRARHVVFTGGEPALYDLTEVSRRLIDQGRTVQLETSGTALIRIDPHAWVTVSPKIDMPGGLKVLPAAVARANEIKMPIGKPADIEKLQAFLAEHPAVGVAYTGSGPALLIWLQPLSQSEKATALCMEAAAANGWRLSLQTHKFVGVR; translated from the coding sequence ATGACCGTATTCGCTGTAAATGAAATATTCGAGACATTCCAGGGGGAAGCGGCGTTTACTGGGACGCCTTCGGTTTTCGTTAGACTACAGGGTTGTCCTGTCGGGTGCGCTTTTTGCGATACGAAGATGACCTGGCACGTCCGGCCCGAGCACGAGATCGAGGTCGGGGCGATGATCGCCAAGACCGAGGACGCCCCCACCTGGGCCCGCCTGCACGACGAGGATCTGGCGATGCTCGTCGGGGAGTTCCGGGCCCGGCACGTCGTCTTCACGGGCGGCGAGCCGGCGCTCTACGACCTGACCGAGGTCTCGCGCCGGCTGATCGACCAGGGCCGCACCGTCCAGCTGGAGACCAGCGGCACGGCGCTGATCCGCATCGACCCGCACGCCTGGGTGACGGTCTCCCCGAAGATCGACATGCCGGGCGGGCTCAAGGTGCTGCCGGCCGCGGTGGCGCGGGCGAACGAGATCAAGATGCCGATCGGCAAGCCCGCCGACATCGAGAAGCTGCAGGCGTTCCTGGCCGAGCACCCGGCGGTCGGCGTCGCCTACACCGGGTCGGGCCCGGCGCTGCTGATCTGGCTCCAGCCGCTCTCTCAAAGCGAAAAGGCGACCGCCCTCTGCATGGAGGCGGCCGCCGCGAATGGATGGCGCCTGAGTCTCCAGACGCACAAGTTCGTGGGGGTGCGGTAG
- the queC gene encoding 7-cyano-7-deazaguanine synthase QueC, with translation MSRALVVLSGGQDSTTCLFWAKQQFDEVHALTFDYGQRHARELEAAVTVAKMAGVASHEVLKLPDLLRSTSPLVDPGAALEQYASYEQMEETIGDRVELTFVPMRNALFLTIAANRAVALDCFNLVTGVCQQDNANYPDCRLDFVLAQQGTINQALGVGRFRIHTPLMHLTKAETVKLAGSLPGCWEALAYSHTAYDGAYPPTGRDHATLLRAEGFRQAGLPDPLVVRAYREGLMPLPETDNYDGVRASAA, from the coding sequence ATGTCTCGTGCCCTCGTGGTCCTCTCCGGCGGTCAGGACAGCACCACCTGCCTGTTCTGGGCGAAGCAGCAGTTCGATGAGGTCCACGCGCTGACCTTCGACTACGGCCAGCGCCACGCCCGCGAGCTGGAGGCGGCCGTCACCGTCGCGAAGATGGCCGGCGTCGCCTCGCACGAGGTCCTGAAGCTCCCCGACCTCCTGCGCTCGACCTCGCCCCTGGTCGATCCGGGCGCCGCGCTGGAGCAGTACGCCTCCTACGAGCAGATGGAGGAGACCATCGGCGACCGGGTCGAACTGACCTTCGTCCCGATGCGCAATGCGCTGTTCCTGACGATCGCCGCGAACCGCGCGGTCGCCCTCGACTGCTTCAATCTCGTGACCGGCGTCTGCCAGCAGGACAACGCCAATTACCCGGACTGCCGCCTCGACTTCGTGCTGGCCCAGCAGGGCACCATCAACCAGGCGCTCGGCGTCGGCCGGTTCCGGATCCACACCCCGCTGATGCACCTGACCAAGGCCGAGACCGTGAAACTGGCGGGGAGCCTGCCGGGCTGCTGGGAGGCGCTGGCCTACAGCCATACCGCCTATGACGGGGCGTACCCGCCCACCGGCCGCGATCACGCCACCCTGCTGCGCGCCGAGGGCTTCCGGCAGGCCGGGCTGCCCGATCCCCTGGTGGTGCGCGCCTACCGCGAGGGCCTGATGCCTCTCCCTGAGACCGACAACTACGACGGCGTGCGGGCCTCGGCGGCGTGA
- the folE gene encoding GTP cyclohydrolase I, with protein MISERIRARLRAEGVPFGANDTIWPHLTELERQLLEDEVADRAAALLDALIIDRENDHNTADTPRRLAKMFMREVFRGRYVEAPCVTDFPNVRKVDQVYVVGPVSVRSTCSHHFAPILGSAWVGVIPGERVIGLSKFNRLADWIFSRPQIQEEAVVQLADAMEEAMQPRGLGVIVRARHLCCAWRGVRDQTEMVSSEMRGLFRTEAAARGELLALVGQGVTCR; from the coding sequence ATGATCAGCGAGCGGATCCGGGCGCGGCTGCGCGCCGAGGGCGTCCCCTTCGGCGCCAACGACACCATCTGGCCCCACCTCACCGAACTGGAGCGCCAGCTGCTGGAAGACGAGGTTGCCGATCGGGCGGCCGCCCTGCTCGATGCGCTGATCATCGACCGGGAGAACGACCACAACACCGCCGACACACCGCGCCGCCTCGCCAAGATGTTCATGCGCGAGGTCTTCCGTGGGCGGTATGTCGAGGCGCCCTGCGTCACCGATTTCCCGAACGTGCGGAAGGTCGATCAGGTCTACGTCGTCGGGCCGGTCTCGGTCCGCTCGACCTGCTCGCACCACTTCGCGCCGATCCTCGGCAGCGCCTGGGTCGGCGTCATCCCGGGCGAGCGGGTGATCGGCCTCTCGAAGTTCAACCGGCTGGCCGACTGGATTTTTTCGCGCCCGCAGATCCAGGAGGAAGCCGTCGTGCAGCTCGCCGACGCGATGGAGGAGGCGATGCAGCCCCGCGGTCTCGGCGTCATCGTCCGGGCCCGGCACCTGTGCTGCGCGTGGCGCGGCGTGCGCGACCAGACCGAGATGGTGTCGAGCGAGATGCGCGGCCTGTTCCGGACCGAGGCCGCCGCCCGCGGCGAGCTGCTCGCCCTCGTCGGCCAGGGAGTGACCTGCCGGTGA
- a CDS encoding 6-pyruvoyl trahydropterin synthase family protein gives MTYRSTKTYGHDIGLSACFRQWRAESHCAQLHGYALAVHLEFEADELDAHGWVIDFGALKPLRARLEATFDHALLVAYDDPELPLLRALSERGVARVVVVPRTGCEAFAEQVADMATHWLRENGHGPRVRLAEVHVREHGANSAKVIL, from the coding sequence GTGACCTACCGCTCGACCAAGACCTACGGCCACGACATCGGCCTGTCCGCCTGCTTCCGGCAGTGGCGGGCCGAGAGCCACTGCGCCCAGCTGCACGGCTACGCCCTGGCGGTCCATCTGGAGTTCGAGGCGGACGAGCTCGACGCGCATGGGTGGGTGATCGACTTCGGCGCCCTCAAGCCGCTCAGGGCGCGGCTGGAGGCGACGTTCGATCACGCCCTGCTGGTGGCCTACGACGACCCGGAACTGCCTCTCCTGCGCGCCTTAAGCGAGCGGGGCGTGGCCCGGGTCGTGGTGGTGCCCCGGACCGGCTGCGAGGCGTTCGCCGAGCAGGTCGCCGACATGGCGACCCATTGGCTGCGCGAGAACGGGCACGGGCCCCGCGTCCGCCTCGCCGAGGTCCACGTCCGCGAGCACGGCGCGAACAGCGCAAAGGTGATCCTCTAG